Proteins from one Chitinophaga oryzae genomic window:
- a CDS encoding SusC/RagA family TonB-linked outer membrane protein, whose translation MKFTSKRLAMGLLWLLYSLSLSAQHKTVTGTVSDDKSAPLPGATIRLKNTNIAAVSDTKGHFTISVPDDNGVLVISFTGMETKEVALQRRSSVAVTLGYANTNLSDVVVIGYGTVRKRDLTGTVSTVKGSELTRSAVSSLEQGLQGRMSGVAVTQNDAAPGGGLSVQIRGVSTLLGSSEPLYVIDGVPVANARASLKQAGPQEENHIIMTNTNPLSSISPADIESVEVLKDASATAIYGSRGANGVVIITTKKGKAGKGKVSLNTSQGIATVSRKLDMLNAPEYAQYVNEAYKNAGFSDRDLPYSGTNGKLSPEQIRQHFGDGINWQDEIYRNARIQNYELGISGGNDRNTYSIMGNYLVQEGVIKGSEYKRGGLRLNLDNQVNDWLKTSTNLAFSRSGNALVRTAATTSGLEGGIVRGALNYQPIPYYTVDSNNQVHVIDYQHDRSVSQDIFNRFGASPLRYTDEVKSKQTVNNGFGGFNAYITLPAGFMFQARLGASYYDQLNETYYPRTVSEGRATNGKAIVSSSTYTSLLTENLLTWKKETGKHRIDALGGFSYESSMSRFRTSETRNFADDKLGYYSLKEGLSVAPTVTGTTAWQLASFIARANYAYADKYLFTYTFRADGSSRLAKKWDAFNSVALAWRMSEEPFIKNLRVFSDLKLRLGYGESGNQAVSPYSSKGILSGVVANIGNALVSGVDQTSLPNTGLKWEHSGQYNIGLDAAFADRFNFSLNVYQRNTRDLLQQITIPASTGFTVATVNAGNMRNNGIELEVGATVVKGTFNWNISANISRNSNEITDLGPVEEQFANRLGAGYGLDAKPFIQKKGYAVGTVWGFVEDGIFQNQKAVDDYKSVQQNAKVGQMRYKDLNNDGALNDLDRTKIGDINPDYTWGFTNNFSYKNFDLSILVTGVQGNDVLNANLLNFYTLNGSGNIPKYIYESTWKGEGTTNSVIQANQGNTTSANFSRSFLEDGSFIRIKNVQLGYNLPKIKGISGARVFLNAVNLVTFTKYKGYDPEVSAFENANMRGVDLGSYPQSRTISIGANVTF comes from the coding sequence ATGAAATTTACCTCCAAGAGGCTTGCCATGGGGCTGCTGTGGCTCCTGTACAGCTTATCCCTGTCCGCTCAGCATAAAACGGTGACCGGCACCGTTAGCGACGATAAAAGCGCTCCGTTGCCGGGTGCCACCATCCGGCTGAAAAATACCAACATCGCAGCAGTATCGGATACCAAAGGTCATTTTACGATCAGCGTCCCGGACGACAACGGCGTGCTGGTTATTTCCTTCACCGGGATGGAGACGAAGGAAGTAGCCCTGCAACGCCGTTCGTCCGTTGCCGTTACACTGGGTTATGCCAATACCAACTTATCGGACGTAGTCGTTATCGGCTACGGCACTGTCAGGAAAAGAGACCTGACCGGCACCGTGTCTACCGTAAAAGGATCGGAACTGACCCGTTCTGCCGTAAGTTCACTGGAGCAGGGCCTGCAGGGCCGTATGTCCGGCGTGGCCGTTACCCAGAATGATGCCGCTCCCGGTGGTGGCCTCAGCGTCCAGATACGCGGCGTCAGTACCCTGCTGGGCAGCTCGGAGCCGCTGTACGTGATAGACGGCGTACCCGTGGCCAACGCCCGCGCCTCGCTGAAACAGGCCGGCCCGCAGGAAGAGAACCACATCATCATGACCAACACCAATCCTTTGTCGTCTATCTCACCGGCAGACATAGAATCGGTGGAAGTCCTCAAAGACGCTTCCGCTACCGCCATCTACGGCTCCCGCGGGGCCAACGGCGTAGTGATCATCACCACCAAAAAAGGCAAGGCGGGTAAAGGCAAAGTGTCGCTCAACACTTCACAGGGCATCGCTACCGTTAGCAGGAAACTCGACATGCTGAACGCGCCCGAATATGCACAGTATGTGAACGAAGCCTATAAAAACGCCGGTTTCAGCGACCGTGATCTGCCATACAGCGGTACCAATGGTAAGCTCTCCCCCGAACAGATACGGCAGCATTTCGGCGACGGTATCAACTGGCAGGATGAAATATACCGTAATGCCCGTATCCAGAACTATGAACTGGGCATTTCCGGCGGCAATGACAGGAACACGTATTCCATCATGGGCAACTACCTCGTGCAGGAAGGCGTGATCAAAGGCTCGGAGTATAAACGCGGCGGCCTGCGCCTGAACCTCGATAACCAGGTGAACGACTGGCTGAAGACCTCCACCAACCTGGCCTTCAGCAGATCGGGCAATGCGCTGGTAAGAACGGCGGCCACCACTTCCGGCCTGGAAGGCGGCATTGTGCGCGGCGCACTGAACTATCAGCCTATCCCTTATTATACGGTAGACAGCAACAACCAGGTGCATGTGATCGATTATCAGCATGACCGCTCCGTTTCACAGGATATCTTCAACCGCTTTGGCGCCAGTCCCCTGCGTTATACCGATGAAGTAAAAAGCAAACAGACGGTCAATAATGGCTTCGGCGGCTTCAATGCCTATATCACACTGCCGGCAGGCTTTATGTTCCAGGCCAGGCTGGGCGCCAGTTATTACGATCAGCTGAACGAAACCTACTACCCGCGCACGGTGTCTGAAGGGCGTGCCACCAACGGCAAAGCGATCGTGAGCAGCAGCACTTACACCAGCCTGCTGACTGAAAACCTGCTCACCTGGAAAAAAGAAACGGGTAAACACCGCATCGACGCTTTGGGCGGGTTCTCCTATGAATCCAGCATGAGCCGTTTCCGCACTTCTGAAACCCGCAATTTCGCGGATGATAAACTGGGCTACTACAGCCTGAAAGAAGGGCTGTCTGTGGCGCCTACCGTTACCGGCACCACCGCATGGCAACTGGCGTCCTTCATCGCCCGCGCGAATTATGCTTACGCCGATAAATACCTCTTTACCTATACTTTCCGCGCCGACGGCTCTTCCCGGCTGGCGAAGAAATGGGATGCCTTTAACTCCGTAGCGCTGGCATGGCGGATGAGTGAAGAACCTTTTATCAAAAACCTCCGTGTTTTCTCCGACCTGAAACTGCGGCTCGGCTATGGTGAATCGGGCAACCAGGCAGTATCGCCCTACAGCTCCAAAGGCATTCTCTCCGGCGTAGTCGCCAATATCGGCAACGCGCTGGTATCCGGTGTAGACCAGACCAGCCTGCCGAACACCGGCCTCAAATGGGAACACAGCGGCCAATATAACATCGGGCTGGATGCGGCCTTCGCAGACCGCTTCAATTTCTCGCTGAACGTATACCAGCGCAATACCCGCGATCTGCTGCAACAAATCACCATCCCTGCTTCCACCGGTTTCACCGTGGCGACGGTGAACGCGGGCAATATGCGCAACAACGGTATTGAACTGGAAGTAGGCGCCACCGTCGTCAAAGGGACTTTCAACTGGAACATCTCCGCCAATATCTCCCGCAACAGCAATGAAATCACCGACCTCGGTCCGGTGGAAGAACAGTTCGCCAACAGGCTGGGCGCCGGTTACGGCCTCGACGCCAAACCCTTCATCCAGAAGAAAGGATATGCAGTAGGCACCGTATGGGGCTTCGTGGAAGATGGCATCTTCCAGAACCAGAAAGCAGTGGATGATTATAAGTCCGTACAACAAAACGCCAAAGTAGGACAGATGCGCTATAAAGACCTGAACAACGACGGCGCGCTCAATGACCTCGACAGGACAAAAATCGGCGACATCAATCCTGACTACACCTGGGGCTTCACCAATAATTTCAGCTATAAGAACTTCGATCTGAGCATCCTTGTCACCGGAGTGCAGGGCAACGACGTGCTCAACGCGAACCTGTTGAATTTTTATACGCTCAACGGTTCCGGTAACATTCCGAAATACATTTATGAAAGTACGTGGAAGGGCGAGGGCACTACCAACAGTGTGATACAGGCCAACCAGGGAAACACTACGTCGGCTAATTTCTCCCGTTCCTTCCTGGAAGACGGTTCTTTTATCCGCATCAAAAACGTACAGCTGGGATACAATCTGCCTAAGATAAAAGGCATCTCCGGCGCACGGGTGTTCCTGAATGCCGTGAACCTCGTGACATTCACGAAATACAAAGGATATGACCCGGAAGTAAGCGCCTTTGAAAATGCCAATATGCGTGGCGTGGACCTGGGCAGTTATCCGCAGTCCCGCACCATTAGTATAGGCGCTAACGTTACCTTCTGA
- a CDS encoding SDR family oxidoreductase, which yields MIEQFKGKVVFITGGTNGMGFATAQEFIGAGARVIITGRSQQTVDKAVAALGPSATGIVSDAGKMTDILALPAQLQQHTDRIDVLFANAGYGKFASIEQVNEAHFDELFNILVKGTFFTVQQLLPLLPSGGSIILNTSFVTAFGIPYFSVYTAAKAAVQSFIKTFSMECTAKGIRVNGISPGYIRTNIFNNTGLTPQEIAGTIDSVIPTLPYKRFGEPWEIAKTVLFLASPDAGYIHGAEILVDGGLSNVK from the coding sequence ATGATAGAGCAATTTAAAGGAAAGGTGGTCTTCATTACAGGAGGCACCAACGGCATGGGCTTTGCCACCGCACAGGAATTTATAGGAGCCGGAGCGCGGGTGATTATTACCGGCAGAAGTCAGCAGACTGTGGATAAAGCGGTGGCCGCACTGGGACCGTCCGCCACAGGTATTGTGTCCGATGCAGGAAAGATGACTGATATACTGGCGCTGCCGGCGCAGTTGCAGCAACACACCGACAGGATAGACGTGTTGTTTGCCAACGCCGGGTACGGGAAGTTCGCTTCCATAGAACAGGTGAACGAGGCGCATTTCGACGAACTGTTTAACATACTGGTGAAAGGCACTTTCTTTACGGTACAGCAACTATTGCCGCTGTTGCCGTCCGGTGGTTCCATTATCCTGAACACTTCTTTTGTAACGGCTTTCGGCATCCCTTACTTCTCCGTGTATACCGCTGCCAAGGCGGCCGTGCAGTCTTTCATCAAAACATTTTCGATGGAGTGTACCGCTAAAGGCATACGGGTCAACGGTATCAGCCCGGGATATATCCGGACCAACATCTTTAATAACACCGGTCTGACGCCGCAGGAGATAGCAGGTACTATTGACAGTGTGATACCTACGTTGCCGTATAAACGTTTTGGTGAACCCTGGGAGATAGCGAAGACGGTATTGTTCCTCGCTTCACCGGATGCGGGGTATATACACGGTGCGGAGATACTGGTCGACGGCGGGCTGTCGAATGTGAAATAA